In one Lolium rigidum isolate FL_2022 chromosome 3, APGP_CSIRO_Lrig_0.1, whole genome shotgun sequence genomic region, the following are encoded:
- the LOC124695596 gene encoding phylloplanin-like — protein MASKAAFLLAIATLAAACAVSSGQTKFGKLVITGVVPCNTGTLIDVATSPAFPDANVELRCGGNVVAGAKTRSNGSFAMEADMTNALAALVGGCELVVDTPLVKCDGKLPAAGALVSYLQGPLARLLSGVFQLAPAGFSFQMS, from the exons ATGGCGTCTAAGGCCGCCTTCCTTCTCGCCATCGCCACGCTCGCGGCGGCGTGCGCCGTGTCGTCCGGGCAGACCAAGTTCGGCAAGCTCGTCATCACCGGCGTCGTTCCCTGCAACACCGGGACCCTCATCGACGTCGCCACTTCTCCGGCGTTTCCAG ACGCGAACGTGGAGCTGCGGTGCGGCGGCAACGTGGTGGCCGGCGCCAAGACTAGAAGCAACGGCTCGTTCGCGATGGAGGCGGACATGACCAACGCGCTGGCGGCTCTCGTCGGCGGCTGCGAGCTCGTGGTGGACACGCCGCTGGTCAAGTGCGACGGGAAGCTGCCGGCGGCGGGGGCGCTCGTGTCCTACCTGCAGGGACCGCTCGCCAGGCTGCTCAGCGGCGTCTTCCAGCTCGCCCCCGCCGGCTTCTCTTTCCAGATGAGCTGA